The following DNA comes from bacterium.
TTATTTGTTTTTTTACGGACAAATTCCACTTGGCTTTGCATTTTCACCGATGACGGCGTCACAAAAGAAAACGGTGACTTGGCATTTAGCCGGTTTTGATAACCGGCAAGCTTTTCTAAATTCATTCCCAATAATTGAAGCGCAATATTTCTTCGAATTGAAAAAACCGGGATACCGTAATTGGAACTGGTATTATCATAATTCAACGGGATCAACTCATCATCCTCCTCCGTTGCAGAATAGACCAGTAAGCCAACAGCCCCTTTTTCTGCGGCAACGGCAGCCTTTCGTCGCGTGGCTGATTCATGATAAAATTTAGAATGAGGATTGTCGGCCTCAGGACTCCCTCGCATGACTAAAGCGATTTTTCCAACTACATCCACGCCTTTATAATCGTTATAATCTTCAGTCGCAATTCCATACCCCATACTTACCACCTGGCCCTCCACCGCTGCATCCATTGAAAAAACCAACGGCTGAAAATCTTTTCCGGATTCAAACGTCTGTCCGCCGGTCGATAATATATTTTTCTCGCCTGCCTTCACTTCCGCCACGACTTCAAAAGCCTGATAATATGAACCCTCGTCACCTTTCGGTAAAAGACCGTAACTTTGAAATTCATCTGCAACATATTTGGCTGCGATATTGTTACCCTCGCTCCCCGAGGCGCGACCTCTTAAAGAATCCGATGCCAGAAACTGCACATGATATTTAAGTTCATCGATCGTAATATCTGAATTGACATAGCTGTTCCTTCCTGTAGAACACGACAGAAAGAAAACCATAATCGTCAAAACCACATGCGAAATTTTTTTCATAAATCACCTTCAATATGTCTGAAGTTTATCGAACGCCAATATGGTCAAACATAATGACCACAACCATTCTTTTCAACGGAAAATAAAAAAGCCGCAGGAATTAGTCTCCGGCGGCCAAGAATGGACATTCAAAAAATACTGGTTATGCAACTTTATGCAATTCGTGGACAACACTCAGGTGGTTGATTTTGGTTCTATTTTCTTCGATCTGGCGTTGAATTTTCATTTTTTCCGATACTGGTAAAAAAGGGCTTTCAAGATAATAAGCCAATCTTTGATTCGTTTGCTTTAACGTCTCAACGGCTAAAAGTTGAGCGTTCAAAATAGTTGCAGATAATTTGTTCATAAGATTACCTTATTTAATTTATATCACTAAAAAAGGCAAAAAGCACACCGAAACCAAATAATACCTAAATTATTGTTTTTTGCCGACCCATGCATTTTTGCAAAGCAATATAAATATGGCGATTCTTATCTCTGGTTGTAACATTGCCACAATCCGGTTCACCCGGCTACTTCGACAAAATGATTGCTTTTCTTTAAATGGTAATTTATATTTACTTTACGACAATTACTGGCTAATTGTTAATTCTGGGTAATCCTATTATCTACTTATTCATTATCTACTTATCCTTCAAAGGCGTAACATGAAATCGAAATATGATGTGGTGGTGATTGGCGCCGGTTGTATCGGGGCTAGCGTAGCGGCTCACTTGGGTGAATTGGGTTGCAATAATGTATTAGTGTTAGAAAAAGAAAAAATGATCGGTACAGGCTCAACGGCGAAGTGTGCTGGCGGCGTACGAGCACAATTTTCTACTCCGGTCAATATTCATATGAGCCATTATAGTATTCAGGAATTTGAAAAACTGGACAAAGAATTCGGGATTCAATTCGTTCAATGCGGTTATTTATTTGTCGTTAAAACTGAAGAACAAAAAAACCGTTATCTCAAAAACATGGAAATGCAAAAGAGTTACGGCGTTGACGTTCGGTTTGTCACTAAAGATGAGATAGCTAAATTGGCTCCCAATTACGGACTGGACAACGTATTAGGTGGTACCTTTGGCGCGAAAGACGGGCTAATCGATCCTTACATGCTGGTCGACTGCTATTTTAAGAAATCCCGAAAGATGAACATTGAATTTGAAACCGAAGCGCCTTGCACCGGTTTTAAAAACTCATCCGGGAAAGTTACACATGTTGTGACTCCCAAAGGTGAAATTGCCTGTGATTATGTGGTCAATGCCGCCGGACCTTATGCTCAGGCTATCGGGAATATGCTGGATATTAAGATCCCGGTCGATCCTTTGCGGCGAATGATTACCACAACCGGCGAATTGGATTTTATTACTGACAAATTTCCAATGGTTGTCGACGTGACTTCGGGTATGTACATGCACAAAGAAGGTAACGGACTTTTGATTGGCTTGGCCAACAATGATGAAAAGCCCGGGTTCGACGAAAGTATCGATAACAACTTTCTCGATACCATGCTGATGACGGCTCTTGAGGTGATGCCCTGTCTTGAAAATGCCGAGATCAAAACCAAATATCCTGGTACGTGGGGCGGGTTGTATGAAACAACGCCTGATCATCATAGTATTCTTGGCCAAGTGGCGCCGTACAAAAACTTTTTCCTGGCGGGCGGATTCAGCGGTCATGGTCTCATGCATGCACCGGCTGCCGGCCGGGCCATCGCCGAGCTTTTGGTAAAAGGAAAGTGTGAATTCATGGATATCCATCCATTGCGATTCACGCGATTTGCTGAAAACGACCTGGTTCACGAAAAAAATGTAATTTGAGAAGATTCACCGGCTGAAGATCCTGACCGGTGTTCGATCATCAACCTTGCAAGCAGAAACACTTGACCCAATATAAGGACATAGCATACTATGTTTAAAAAAATCGAACGCATCGTCAAGCAGTCGAAGACGTTCGTCCTCACCACCCACGTCAATCCGGATGGCGACGGCCTTGGCAGTGAAATCGGCCTGGCGACGTTTTTGAAAATGAAAAAGAAAAAAGTCCGCATTATCAATACCAGCGAAGTTCCCAAACAATACCAGTTCCTTAATTCAGGGAAAGAAATCGAAACGTACGATGCGGCACGGCACGACCGGTTCATTCGGGAAGCCGACGTGATATTTGTTTTGGATATCAGCGTATCCAAGCGGTTGGATCGTATGCAGCCGGTTGTCATGGAATCGCCGGCTAAACGCATTTGCATCGATCATCATCTCGACAATGACGGCCTCGGTCATTTTAACTGCGTCGACGAAAAATCGCCTGCAACAGCTGAGTTGATCTATAACTTCATCAAGTTTTTCAAAGGTAAGCCGAACCTTAAAATTGCCCAAGCACTGTACACCTCCCTCATCACCGACACCGGCGGTTTTCGTTTCAATGCAACGCGCCCCACGACTCACCTGATTGCAGCGGAATTATTGAAACTTGGCGTCAAGCCGAATGACATTTATTCCAACGTGTTCGAACAAGGCAATTCCAATGTCATGAAATTACTCGGACGAATGCTGGAACGGGTTAAACCGGAATGCGGCGGTCAAATGAATTGGACGTATCTCAACGAACAGGATTTCAGAGTAACAAATACACACCGCAGCGATACCGAGGGTTTTGTCGATTACACATTAAAACTCGAGGGATCCATGATGGGAGTATTCTTTTACGAAACACCCGAGGGTCATACTAAAATCAGTTTGCGTTCCAAAGGTAAAATTGATATACAGAAATTTGCGCGCCAGTTTGGCGGTGGCGGCCATATGCATGCTTCGGGTATTACTCTGAAAACTCCTTTTCAATCGACCATGAAAGACATGATCGCCAAAATGATCGACTATTATAACAAAAATTATTCTAAGAAATCGAAACAAGTTGCCTGACCGCCGAACATAAAGGATCATCGTCATGAATATTTCCGCAAAATATTCCAACCTGAAACATTGGAAAACTGAATGCATGACTGTTTTCCTGCCAAAACATTACGACCAGCCGACATGGCTGCCCGAACTACAGGAAATTTTCGGCAATACTATTGACAAGCTCATTAAGAGTAAAGAATTCGGAGGCGAAGAAGAGGCTTCCATTCTTTTGTTCGGTAATGCCAAAACCAACAGCAAACGTATCGTATTGGTCGGGCTCGGTGACATAAAAAACTTTGAATGGGATATTCTGCGCAAAGCCGCAGCCAAAGCTGTGAAAATGGCGCAACAAGCCGGCATTGAAAAATGTGCGTTTGCTTTTCCTGGATTTTTAATCAAAGATAATTTTGCCGAAGAACGTATTACACAGTGTTTGGTGGAAGGTGCGATGCTGGCCAACTACCGCTACGATCATTATCAAACCGATAAAGGGTCAAAAAAGACAGCCATTGAAGAATTGACGCTGATCACTGAATCGTCGCCGCGCGACGCTGTACACGAAGGTATTAAAACTGCACGCATCGTTTGCGAAGCGGTTAATTTTGCTCGCGATCTGGGCAATGCACCGGGCAATGAATTGCCGCCACGCGAACTCGCGGATCGCGCCGCATCGATGTGCCGACGTCATAAAATCAAATGCAGCGTTTTCAATGAGGCCAAAATCAAATCGCTGAAAATGAATGGACTTTTGGCTGTCGCTCAAGGCAGCAGCGAACCACCCAGAATGATCGTGATGGAATACCGTCACGCAAAAGCTAAAAATCATAAGCCGATCGTACTGGTAGGTAAAGGCTTGACATTCGACAGCGGAGGCATTTCAATCAAACCGGCTGCAGAAATGGACAGGATGAAATTTGATATGTGCGGTGGAGCCGCAGTCATTGGCATCATGCAAGCCGTTGCCGATCTGAAATTGCCAGTGTACCTTGTGGGTATAGTTCCATCTTCTGAAAATCTGACCGGTAGTAAAGCTTATAAACCCGGTGACGTTTTGACAATGT
Coding sequences within:
- a CDS encoding FAD-binding oxidoreductase gives rise to the protein MKSKYDVVVIGAGCIGASVAAHLGELGCNNVLVLEKEKMIGTGSTAKCAGGVRAQFSTPVNIHMSHYSIQEFEKLDKEFGIQFVQCGYLFVVKTEEQKNRYLKNMEMQKSYGVDVRFVTKDEIAKLAPNYGLDNVLGGTFGAKDGLIDPYMLVDCYFKKSRKMNIEFETEAPCTGFKNSSGKVTHVVTPKGEIACDYVVNAAGPYAQAIGNMLDIKIPVDPLRRMITTTGELDFITDKFPMVVDVTSGMYMHKEGNGLLIGLANNDEKPGFDESIDNNFLDTMLMTALEVMPCLENAEIKTKYPGTWGGLYETTPDHHSILGQVAPYKNFFLAGGFSGHGLMHAPAAGRAIAELLVKGKCEFMDIHPLRFTRFAENDLVHEKNVI
- a CDS encoding bifunctional oligoribonuclease/PAP phosphatase NrnA — protein: MFKKIERIVKQSKTFVLTTHVNPDGDGLGSEIGLATFLKMKKKKVRIINTSEVPKQYQFLNSGKEIETYDAARHDRFIREADVIFVLDISVSKRLDRMQPVVMESPAKRICIDHHLDNDGLGHFNCVDEKSPATAELIYNFIKFFKGKPNLKIAQALYTSLITDTGGFRFNATRPTTHLIAAELLKLGVKPNDIYSNVFEQGNSNVMKLLGRMLERVKPECGGQMNWTYLNEQDFRVTNTHRSDTEGFVDYTLKLEGSMMGVFFYETPEGHTKISLRSKGKIDIQKFARQFGGGGHMHASGITLKTPFQSTMKDMIAKMIDYYNKNYSKKSKQVA
- a CDS encoding leucyl aminopeptidase, with the translated sequence MNISAKYSNLKHWKTECMTVFLPKHYDQPTWLPELQEIFGNTIDKLIKSKEFGGEEEASILLFGNAKTNSKRIVLVGLGDIKNFEWDILRKAAAKAVKMAQQAGIEKCAFAFPGFLIKDNFAEERITQCLVEGAMLANYRYDHYQTDKGSKKTAIEELTLITESSPRDAVHEGIKTARIVCEAVNFARDLGNAPGNELPPRELADRAASMCRRHKIKCSVFNEAKIKSLKMNGLLAVAQGSSEPPRMIVMEYRHAKAKNHKPIVLVGKGLTFDSGGISIKPAAEMDRMKFDMCGGAAVIGIMQAVADLKLPVYLVGIVPSSENLTGSKAYKPGDVLTMYSGKTVEILNTDAEGRLILADALAYAQKYKPETIIDYATLTGHVVIALGMHGAGMMGTDDGMKKRLMEASHFASEKIWELPLWKEYDRQIKSHIADIKNIGGRPAGAITAAAFLKHFVGDYPWVHLDIAGTANTEEETAYTGKISATGFGIRLTVEALRQLVMNNE